In the genome of Xiphias gladius isolate SHS-SW01 ecotype Sanya breed wild chromosome 1, ASM1685928v1, whole genome shotgun sequence, the window AGGGTTagtgttaaaacacacacagcgtcTGGTCTTCAGAGgccaaagaaaaaatgtccatctgtCCCATCTTTTCCTCAGAGCACTGTTAGGTCATGGCAGGACTTTGACTTCTGCCTAAAGGCCATCTTCTTGTTCTTGCGTGCGACCATACGGCCAAGAAACCGTTTGGCCTTCTTTCCGATGCTCTCTCTGCGCCTGCAGTTGGCCATGCGTCGTGCATTCTCCTCCTTGCTGTCTTTCCTCAGGCGGATCTGTCTGACAATGCCCTCGAACAGGTCCTGCACGTTGTGGTGAAGGGATGCAGACGTCTCAATGAACTTGCAGTCGAACACCACCGCACAGGCGCTTCCCTCTGCAATACaggaaaaaatggagaaaggAAAATTAGAGCTCTGAGGAGTTGaacatttaagaaaacattAAGGTAGAAGCTCAAGTAGTTTTAGGTTGCAAAGTGAGAATTTATGCTCTAGGTAACCCCAAAGTGCATATATTTTATCCGCATATATTATCCCTAAGAGAAAATAGTGTTAAAACTTTGGCAGATAGCTTAGTTTGAATTGGCATTCGAATGTAGGCCTGGGTTGAACCTGAGCAATCAAGTGGGAAATGTGGCCTGATGCAACCAAAGCAGGTCAAACCCAACCAGTTCTATTAGATTTGATCATGAACAGCCGCAGGGATATCTTTTAAGCTTCAAGTgttaaaaattagatttttttaaagcaactaAAATCCACTTCCCCTGACCTAAAATTTCTACTGGCTTAATATCTCACACAACTGTTGCACGTTTTAGGCTCAGTGGTAAGTTAATTATTCCGACTTACCATCTACAGACACCTCTCTGGACCGCACCAGGTCGCTCTTGTTGCCCACAAGGATTATGGGAATGTTCTCTGACTGCCTGGCCCGGCGCAGCTGAATACGCAGCTCTGACGCCTTCTCGAAGCTGGATTTGTCTGTCACTGAATACACAATGATGTAGGCATCTCCCATCCTCATGCACTGTTCCTTCAGCCACTGGCTGTTATCCTTCAGGAGAGAAGCAGATACTGAGTTCAGCATCATTCATGGCTCCCATCCTTTACTAATCTAATATCGATGAATCAATGACAATGGACAAACGTCgcagaaataaatggaaaactCACCTGTTCCCAGATGTCATACAACACAATGGATGCCTCTTCTTCATCCACCACAATAGATCTGTCATAAGTGtttcctgagaaaaaaataaatataatgttacACACTGATAGAGTGGAGAGAAGCAACTCTTATCTGAACAGTCGtgtttgttgatgtgtttttgcgTGTTGCTGCTTCTTCTCCACGCTGATTGTATCACACTTTTGCTTCTGCAGTCTAAACACTGAAGCAGAAAGTTGATCGCAGCCTCTGATCGAGCCGTCATTGGCCTTTTATATTTTCCCTTCACACTATGCTATTGGATGTGTTTCTGACAGCTGTACTACTGAGGGCAGGACTGGTGCCTCGCTGTAGATGGAAATAGCAATAATCAATGCATGTACACTCTTGCGTGCAAAAATAAGGACTCCGTTTTTTTTCTGGTCCATCAGCTAAACTTTAATACCATTCTCATggataaaaataattcagaattATAAGCTTATAAGgcttcatttgtcttttatgtaatattaaaagaaatcaCATCTATTTTTAAACGTGTTTTAATGCTTGAGTGgtgctgtttattttaaaggttaagggttagatcattttaaaagtagaaagtgCCCTCCAAAGTACTGATGTTTATTATCTCAGAACTgcacttcattcattaaacCTTCTGTCTCCAAGTATAAAGTATTAGGTATACAAGTCCAAGATGATATATTGTTTAGTATTGTGTAGACTAAACTGACCTTGGAAAGGCCTAATTATCACATGTATTCATGGACGCTGGACATCTTGAGCGCATTTGTCTCTGAGTGTATATGGGGGTTGCAAGGGTGGATGACTCATCCCTTAGCATCACCATTTACCTGCTTCGTCGCAGTCGTGACCAGCATCCTCAACTCCCCCAAAGACGCGCGCCAAGCTGGACTTGCCGACGCCGTGCTCCCCGAGGAGAACGACCTTGTACACCTGGGACTCCGCCTCGCTGCTGGTGGAGATCACGGAGTCGGAGGAGTCCGAGGCGCAGCTGCCCCGGTGCTGCTCGGTCGGGGAGTAGGACGTGCAGCGCAGGAGGTTTGACAGCTCGTCGGTTTGTCCAGTCTGTGGCATCGTGGCGCGCAGGTCCCGGTCGTCCACGGGCATGCTTCTCCGGTGTAAGTTGGGTAGATTCATGGGGAACGGCATgcttcctctccttctgtccaTGTTCCGCAATTTGTCACCCTTGTTCAAAGTCATTGTGCGTATACCGAGGATCTGTGGACAGATGTGCAACGCGTAAATTTCTGATCGTATGTTTAATCGCATTTGAATAAAGGACAAGTGCAAATGACTGCATAGATATACTGAGGGTTAAAGCCACAGTAGCCTACATTCAAGCAATTATCAAACCAAACgatttgttttctgacatgtCGACCCGACCTGACCGCATGTTGATACAACTCGACTCACCATAAACACGCAAAATAAAAGCAGGTCTCAATTAAAGACACTTACCCGGTGCTGGCGATTAAATCCAACGAAGGCAACCCAATAATCCTTGGTCTGAGGAGTTGTCGTGGCCGAAAAAGCGGTTTCGCTTGAGTCTGATCCGAGCGGCTGCTCGGCCAGTATATATAGGACTGGGAGTGACGTCGGCAGGGATTCGCCCCAGAGAATCACGTCTCCGCTTGTTATAGTGGTGCGTAATGGTAACATCAGACGGAGCtctggtgggggtggggggggcatgACAGAGGAATCTCCCTTCCGCATAGCCAAAAGGAGCTTACCTCTGAGGGGGCGGCCAGAGATGAATCCTTGAAGAGGGAAAGCCCACTCAAAGCCAGActgatataaatatttaatgtcaaTTTAGGAGATACATTCAGAGATGGTGGAAGGATTACCCACATGGTGCAAGATGTTACGGTGTATCAGGGCGCAATGCACAGGCCAGATGGACCAGATGAAGGCTTTTATGGGCAAATCATCGCTTGTCTTGCCTTAATTGATTATCAGTTTTGAGCCGGAGGTCATTGCCTCACTTATACAATATGATGGGGGTTCCGTTTTAACGCGAGGGACTTGCTCGCGCTGTCGTCTCACTTTTCACGACAAAAGCATTATAACATGCGAAATACACGTTATTGATTCGGTGGTCCTTGAGAGCCCCGTAGGCCGCCATCACACGTGAATTCCTCTATGTGCAaacgtgcaaaaaaaaaaataaaggcttaCATTTGGTGGTGGAAatgctaaaaacacacacaaatcctaCAGACGGCGATATGTATTTATCATTCGCCCCCAGCTTTCCACCTACAACCTTGCTGTCTGAAAAATGAAGGCCATAGGCTAAGTCCTTGCATTTGCAGTTATAATCCATCTCAGCTGACACGCTTGACCTATACCctaatctttgcttttactGAACCATGCATTAGATGAATAatgcaaaaaatgctttcaattCAAGATATCTAGTTTATCCAACACATTAATAGAGACAACTGTCGTTATAGTGTCCAGATTCAGCTCAGGTCCGTTTCACCTGTTTTGCTTCTGCATGTGTTCTTATGTTTAACCTTGTATCCAGTggattttacatatattttctgGCAGGAAAAGTGGCCTGCAACACTCAATACGATGTGCTCCTCAGGCACATCCGAATGCTCAGATTTAATTTCCCAGTGTGTATCGTAGGCTCTGCCTGGTGTGTTGCTGCCCCCTCGTGATTTTAGCTGTTACAGCGCAGCTGTAGAACTCTgcgtaggtgtgtgtgtgtgtgtgtgtgtgtgtgtgtgtgtgtgtgtgtgtgtgtgtgtgtgtctgtgtgtgtgtatgtgtgtgtgtgtatgtgtccaacATTAGcgtgtgttttctgctttgtctctTGCGGGAAATTTAGATAAATAAACAATAGAATaatagacaaataaacaaataaaagtgataTAGATATTAATGCTCTTTCCCCCCCCAAATTTACTTATCACAGTCGATGTCTGTCTCAACGCCTCGTCTCAGATTTTACTTTATTCCCACTCCCAAATCAACCTCGCatagttattttattattcctcTATTTCTAGCTCTTGGTGCAAATCTGGATCATATGCAAATCCAATTTTAAAGGATTTCTTTGACTTTTAAGGCATTTTTGCTATATTCTTTCTTGGAATTACTtgagtttaattaaaatataacacatGTATCCCATGGTAatctctgactgtgtgtatttttatttttctgattctgtATTTGAAAAGCTTCCACATAGTGGAGGCCCACATATTGAATCAGATCTGTATCTCTTTTATAAAATTGCAAATTTAAGGACAGTGTGGGCAAGTGCTCCCTCTGGATTCTTAAAATATTTGAGGTAAATACCTTTGTAAAtattacatacagtgtgttaGAATTGTGACAAACTTCACTTGATTTCCCAGCGGATCATAACTGTCTGTATAAGAGTTACTTGCCAAGGTAACGTGAcgacaggaaaaaaatatcttaagGGCCAATTCAGTGTGGTTACAGTCAACTGATCACTGCTAATGTCGGCTTTGTGAGTGTTCCCAAAGTGCAACCTCAGAGGTAGTGGAGAGATTTTCCCCTAGACCCACTGCAAAGTCTGCGATGCCATTTTCATCCCTGGGATTTCACTTttgcaagaaaataaatgtgcgAGTGGTACAAACGGCACATACGGCACATCTATTTACCTGAAATAAACTGGATGTGACAGCTAAGGCCCATCAGAGCTGATAATATTCACATTCGGTTGGAGTAAACAGGACTGTTTCTGCTACTGTAAACtattattaaaaggaaaaaattatgtCACCATCTAATGGCCATGATACCAATGatgaaatgaatataaataacCTGCTTGGGTATAAGTTGTCTACATTTAGGAATTCTCAGAAAGGTCTTTCTATGCGagtttatattcatatttagtGAAATAATCTAAATTGGATCTTAAACATACTGAGCAAGACAGGGAGAGTTCGTTAAAAGTCCTAAATCAAAAATAGAACTCAAAGCTGGCTAGAAGTAGTGTTTGCAAGCTGTGGTTACtaaaaactgacttttacaCATGCCATAATTAGGCCAAACTTCAGCATATAACTGTACATTATAGCCATTTGATCAAATTGCCTCTAGGGGGTAGTAAATAATAAGTAGCTTTCTGTGTAAATCTGGCGGTGAGGAATATATTCCCTTTGAGTACAGTGCCAGGGTTGGACCAAGTGATAGTTAATGTTAATCTAAAGTTAATACACAGCTTTAACGTTATTTAAGAGGTATTTAACCATGCTGTGTTGCTACGACGATCTCTCTGGACTGGGAAGTAGCTCCCACTACAGGAAACCGGAAATGACCCCCCCTTTTAAACGTGGCACGGCGCATGCGCAAGCCTCTCGCGTCTTCGACCTCTACTACCAACCGGTGAGCGCTGATCTCCTCTGTCACAAACTGTGTTCGAGTTAAATATATA includes:
- the rrad gene encoding GTP-binding protein RAD; the encoded protein is MTLNKGDKLRNMDRRRGSMPFPMNLPNLHRRSMPVDDRDLRATMPQTGQTDELSNLLRCTSYSPTEQHRGSCASDSSDSVISTSSEAESQVYKVVLLGEHGVGKSSLARVFGGVEDAGHDCDEAGNTYDRSIVVDEEEASIVLYDIWEQDNSQWLKEQCMRMGDAYIIVYSVTDKSSFEKASELRIQLRRARQSENIPIILVGNKSDLVRSREVSVDEGSACAVVFDCKFIETSASLHHNVQDLFEGIVRQIRLRKDSKEENARRMANCRRRESIGKKAKRFLGRMVARKNKKMAFRQKSKSCHDLTVL